A single region of the Streptomyces diastaticus subsp. diastaticus genome encodes:
- a CDS encoding TetR/AcrR family transcriptional regulator gives MHIQDSQWPATTSTAPRTAPSGAAGRSAPLRVDAQRNLEHVLRAAREVFGELGYGAPMEDVARRARVGVGTVYRRFPSKDVLVRRIAEEETARLTDQARAALGQEDEPWSALSRFLRTSVESGAGRLLPPRMLRVEVGSALTGQEPARVPQQRQAEPAPGGELRLVEPRETPEAEQESAGTGALLEVVGRLVDRAREAGELRADVTVADVLLVIATAAPALPDTAQQTAASERLLEILLEGLRSRPA, from the coding sequence ATGCATATTCAGGACTCTCAGTGGCCGGCGACGACGTCGACGGCGCCCAGAACCGCGCCGTCCGGCGCGGCAGGCCGCTCGGCGCCCTTGCGGGTGGACGCGCAGCGCAATCTCGAGCACGTGCTCCGCGCCGCCCGCGAGGTCTTCGGTGAACTCGGTTACGGCGCGCCGATGGAGGACGTCGCGCGCCGTGCCCGCGTCGGGGTCGGCACGGTCTACCGCCGCTTCCCCAGCAAAGACGTGCTGGTCCGGCGGATCGCGGAGGAGGAGACGGCCCGCCTGACCGACCAGGCCCGGGCGGCGCTCGGCCAGGAGGACGAGCCGTGGTCGGCGCTCTCCCGGTTCCTGCGCACCTCCGTCGAGTCCGGCGCGGGCCGGCTGCTGCCGCCGCGGATGCTCCGCGTCGAGGTCGGGTCCGCGCTGACCGGGCAGGAACCGGCCCGGGTGCCGCAGCAGCGGCAGGCCGAGCCCGCCCCGGGTGGCGAACTGCGGTTGGTCGAGCCCCGGGAGACGCCCGAGGCCGAGCAGGAGTCGGCGGGGACCGGCGCGCTGCTCGAGGTCGTCGGCCGTCTGGTGGACCGGGCCCGCGAGGCCGGTGAGCTGCGGGCCGACGTGACCGTCGCCGACGTCCTGCTGGTGATCGCCACGGCCGCGCCCGCGCTGCCGGACACCGCTCAGCAGACGGCCGCGTCGGAACGCCTGCTGGAGATCCTGCTCGAGGGGCTGCGTTCGCGGCCTGCCTGA
- a CDS encoding sigma-70 family RNA polymerase sigma factor — MRDDGPNRTSGGTSEGCEQGQVPAQGGGEQGGARAPAGARARPPLVPPAPDGLTGVPEQRRRELAEAESPAPLPDGPAPDAALVHRMRGGDDGAYEELYRRHAEAVRRYARTCCRDAHTAEDLTAEVFARTLQAVHRGAGPTHAVRAYLLTTVRRVAAGWTRTARREQLVEDFAVFAAQAARTAEVSDEDTLDLGADVLAMHEAEQSMAMRAFRTLPERWQAVLWHTEVEDESPSEVATLFGLDANGTRVLASRAREGLKQAYLQAHVSTALTRDEECARYADRLGAYARGGLRARAEQGLRKHLKECSQCQLAALQIKEVAGGIPAVVPVAVIGWFGAAGYAKVMALIGGGAAGAAGAGSAAASGGAAGGAAAEGAGTPVKIGIGTALAVTAGVALALVLIGDSDPAAPPRQKPPVAQPAVPQPPPSPAPEPPAPAPPPAAEPTPEPTPRPTAEPTPTPTPAPPPSPTPEPVPPSPTPDPPAPAPPSPPPLEAYRWSELAYAPLGDATRPRMRPGESSWVWQRQGLSVGGTTYRDGVTVHGSSSVTVDLNRPCTAYQALVGIDDLAMGLGEARFSVRADGVTLWNSPWLTGGEPAVPVRVGLDGRKTVTLVAEPRSGVDSLTLADWAESRFTCEGASAESGQGARGHGAQEAQGAQGAEGAG; from the coding sequence ATGAGGGATGACGGTCCGAATCGGACGAGCGGCGGTACGTCGGAGGGGTGCGAACAGGGCCAGGTGCCCGCGCAGGGCGGCGGCGAGCAAGGCGGGGCGCGCGCACCGGCCGGCGCCCGGGCCCGGCCGCCACTCGTCCCTCCCGCCCCGGACGGCCTCACGGGCGTACCCGAGCAGCGGCGACGGGAGCTCGCCGAGGCGGAGTCGCCCGCGCCGCTCCCGGACGGACCGGCGCCCGACGCGGCCCTGGTGCACCGGATGCGCGGCGGCGACGACGGGGCGTACGAGGAGCTGTACCGGCGCCACGCCGAGGCGGTGCGCCGGTACGCGCGGACCTGCTGCCGGGACGCGCACACGGCGGAGGATCTGACCGCCGAGGTGTTCGCCCGCACCCTCCAGGCGGTGCATCGCGGCGCGGGGCCCACCCACGCGGTCCGCGCCTACCTCCTCACCACGGTGCGCCGGGTCGCGGCCGGCTGGACGCGCACCGCCCGTCGCGAGCAACTCGTCGAGGACTTCGCCGTCTTCGCCGCCCAGGCGGCGCGTACGGCCGAGGTGTCCGACGAGGACACCCTCGACCTCGGCGCGGACGTGCTGGCGATGCACGAGGCCGAGCAGTCGATGGCGATGCGCGCGTTCCGGACGCTGCCCGAGCGGTGGCAGGCGGTGCTGTGGCACACCGAGGTGGAGGACGAGTCGCCGAGCGAGGTGGCGACCCTGTTCGGGCTCGACGCCAACGGCACCCGGGTGCTCGCCTCCCGGGCGCGCGAGGGACTGAAGCAGGCGTACCTCCAGGCGCACGTCAGCACGGCGCTCACCCGGGACGAGGAGTGCGCCCGGTACGCGGACCGGCTCGGGGCGTACGCCCGGGGCGGGCTGCGTGCGCGGGCCGAGCAGGGCTTGCGCAAGCACCTCAAGGAGTGCTCGCAGTGCCAGTTGGCGGCGCTCCAGATCAAGGAAGTCGCCGGTGGCATCCCGGCGGTCGTCCCGGTGGCGGTCATCGGCTGGTTCGGCGCGGCGGGTTACGCCAAGGTGATGGCGCTGATCGGCGGCGGTGCGGCGGGCGCCGCGGGAGCCGGTTCCGCGGCGGCCTCCGGCGGCGCGGCGGGCGGCGCGGCCGCGGAAGGGGCCGGCACGCCCGTCAAGATCGGCATCGGTACGGCGCTCGCCGTCACGGCCGGCGTCGCGCTGGCCCTCGTCCTGATCGGTGACAGCGATCCGGCCGCCCCACCCCGCCAGAAGCCCCCGGTCGCCCAGCCGGCCGTCCCCCAGCCGCCGCCCTCCCCGGCGCCGGAACCTCCCGCTCCGGCCCCGCCCCCGGCAGCGGAGCCCACCCCCGAGCCGACACCGCGTCCGACTGCGGAGCCCACGCCGACGCCCACCCCGGCCCCGCCTCCCTCCCCCACGCCCGAGCCCGTCCCACCGTCCCCGACACCCGACCCCCCGGCCCCGGCGCCGCCTTCCCCGCCTCCCCTGGAGGCGTACCGCTGGAGTGAGCTGGCGTACGCCCCCCTCGGGGACGCCACACGGCCACGTATGCGGCCCGGCGAGAGCAGCTGGGTGTGGCAGCGGCAGGGGCTGTCGGTCGGTGGGACGACGTACCGGGACGGGGTCACGGTGCACGGTTCCTCGTCGGTGACCGTCGACCTGAACCGGCCCTGCACCGCGTACCAGGCGCTGGTGGGGATCGACGACCTCGCGATGGGACTGGGCGAGGCCCGGTTCTCGGTGCGGGCGGACGGGGTCACGCTGTGGAACTCGCCCTGGCTGACGGGCGGGGAACCGGCCGTTCCGGTACGGGTCGGGCTGGACGGGCGGAAGACCGTGACACTGGTCGCGGAGCCGAGGTCCGGCGTGGACAGCCTGACTCTCGCGGACTGGGCGGAGTCCCGGTTCACCTGCGAGGGGGCGTCAGCCGAGTCCGGGCAGGGCGCACGAGGGCACGGCGCGCAGGAGGCGCAGGGCGCACAGGGCGCGGAAGGAGCCGGATGA